A genomic region of Streptosporangium lutulentum contains the following coding sequences:
- a CDS encoding 3-keto-disaccharide hydrolase → MRRSKKSAAFTGGLLAAAVAGSLVAPPAIAAEASCAAPDARPTVRFLDADSGVANRVAKGGCTINDLIDDESAWNNHGRFVSHVGQVTRTLAGSGVISARERSTLVKTAARSGIGRSNGPRPYKVIFDGSQASFDAWGYVGGRGFTRRDDGSMVTVNSPTGGGLGLLWYKAEQFGDFSLRLQFRDERAGSARSNSGVFVRFPGVDPAANPECETNDPAWVSVNCGHEIQINDSPESGGNDPRKTGSVYGFADLTLAQARPTDKNVWNDLEIRVAGQRYTVIRNGEIVNEFENVPGIPFPGRPTDPGTSGRQFERGHIGLQNHDGGSVFAFRNVRVRDLSNVECGR, encoded by the coding sequence ATGCGTAGAAGTAAGAAGTCGGCGGCCTTCACCGGCGGCCTGCTCGCCGCCGCCGTCGCGGGAAGCCTCGTGGCACCCCCGGCGATCGCGGCGGAGGCGTCGTGCGCCGCTCCCGACGCCAGGCCGACAGTCCGGTTCCTGGACGCCGACAGCGGTGTGGCGAACAGGGTCGCCAAGGGTGGCTGCACGATCAACGACCTGATCGACGACGAGAGCGCGTGGAACAACCACGGCAGGTTCGTCAGCCATGTGGGACAGGTCACGCGCACCCTCGCCGGCTCCGGGGTGATCAGCGCCCGGGAGCGCTCGACGCTCGTCAAGACCGCTGCCCGGTCCGGCATCGGGCGCTCCAACGGCCCTCGGCCATACAAGGTGATCTTCGACGGGTCACAGGCGTCCTTCGACGCCTGGGGATACGTCGGCGGCCGCGGCTTCACCCGCCGCGACGACGGCTCCATGGTGACGGTGAACTCACCCACGGGCGGTGGCCTGGGGCTGCTCTGGTACAAGGCGGAGCAGTTCGGAGACTTCTCGCTGCGCCTCCAGTTCCGCGACGAGCGAGCCGGGAGCGCGCGGTCGAACAGCGGCGTGTTCGTGCGGTTCCCCGGTGTCGACCCCGCCGCCAACCCCGAGTGCGAGACGAACGACCCGGCATGGGTCTCGGTCAACTGCGGCCATGAGATCCAGATCAACGACTCCCCGGAGAGCGGCGGCAACGACCCCCGCAAGACAGGGTCCGTGTACGGCTTCGCCGACCTCACCCTCGCCCAGGCCCGGCCTACCGACAAGAACGTCTGGAACGACCTCGAGATTCGCGTGGCCGGCCAACGCTACACGGTGATCCGTAACGGCGAGATCGTCAACGAGTTCGAGAACGTCCCCGGCATCCCGTTCCCGGGGCGTCCGACAGACCCCGGCACGAGCGGGCGGCAGTTCGAGCGGGGCCACATCGGGCTGCAGAACCATGACGGCGGCTCGGTCTTCGCGTTCCGCAACGTCCGGGTGCGGGACCTGTCGAACGTGGAATGCGGTCGCTAG
- a CDS encoding cytochrome P450 has product MYAEMMGITSKILLATMFSSSLPAQAGHDRLHEDIVTIFDSAYRRMLTPRSLNRLPTRGNRRYRQAVARMHRNIHAVLADRRADGTDHGDLLSALLAARDDGSETAGRDLSDTEITDNTMMFILAGTETTASALAWALHLVAGHPEVERALHGEVDAVLDGRPATHTDLPHLKLTGRIVTETLRLYPPGWIFTRTTTADALLGGHRIPENTTVIYSPYLLHRRADLFDAPDRFDPDRWLPDRVQPGRHTLVPFGGGSRKCIGDTFAVTEATLALATIASRWTLRHVAGPPVTPAKSAALYPRNLRMRAEVRAEGPRNDATKGWNPDAGH; this is encoded by the coding sequence ATCTACGCCGAGATGATGGGGATCACCTCCAAGATCCTCCTGGCGACCATGTTCTCCAGTTCCCTGCCGGCTCAGGCCGGTCATGACCGGCTGCACGAGGACATCGTCACGATCTTCGACAGCGCGTACCGGCGGATGCTGACACCGCGATCGCTCAACCGGCTGCCGACCCGGGGTAACCGCCGCTACAGGCAGGCCGTCGCACGGATGCACCGGAACATCCACGCCGTGCTCGCCGATCGCCGCGCCGACGGCACCGATCACGGCGACCTCCTGTCGGCCCTCCTGGCCGCACGCGACGACGGCTCCGAGACGGCGGGCCGGGACCTGTCCGACACGGAGATCACCGATAACACGATGATGTTCATCCTGGCCGGCACCGAGACCACCGCCTCGGCCCTCGCGTGGGCGTTGCACCTGGTCGCCGGGCATCCGGAGGTCGAGCGCGCCCTGCACGGCGAGGTCGACGCCGTCCTGGACGGCAGGCCGGCCACCCACACCGACCTGCCGCACCTGAAGCTGACCGGCCGTATCGTCACCGAGACCCTGCGGCTGTATCCGCCGGGCTGGATCTTCACCCGGACCACCACCGCCGACGCCCTGCTCGGCGGCCACCGGATCCCCGAGAACACGACCGTCATCTACAGCCCGTACCTCCTCCACCGTCGTGCGGACCTCTTCGACGCGCCCGACCGGTTCGACCCCGACCGGTGGCTGCCCGACCGGGTCCAGCCGGGACGCCACACCCTGGTTCCTTTCGGCGGCGGAAGCCGCAAATGCATAGGCGACACCTTCGCTGTCACCGAAGCCACGCTGGCCCTGGCCACCATCGCCTCCCGGTGGACTCTGCGTCACGTCGCCGGACCGCCGGTGACGCCGGCGAAGAGCGCCGCCCTGTATCCGCGGAATCTGCGCATGCGTGCCGAAGTCCGAGCCGAGGGCCCGCGCAATGATGCTACGAAAGGCTGGAATCCCGATGCCGGTCATTGA
- a CDS encoding terpene synthase family protein gives MAGVTDIVLTWFAESERECRRLDLAAARSMRELWTRIQQDTSLDWRHRLREELGVYLRTAVEEAELVRSGRVNPFGKASELRPLATAAQAVFTMSEFAYGIELPRELIRHPFLRRISRASTIAIAYANDIIGLKADLLRGIRDNLVLSLQEEYGGDLQTNVERAAKDFQRVAGEFTDLQSQFRSGDGLCDHEIAGRPDVEVYIQILEDWLYEGVKWQLLDTDRYETTVRLTQQEHPNQLLSLAEALQPG, from the coding sequence GTGGCCGGCGTGACCGACATCGTCCTCACCTGGTTCGCCGAATCCGAGCGGGAGTGCCGGCGCCTGGACCTCGCCGCGGCCCGCAGCATGCGGGAGCTCTGGACGCGGATCCAGCAGGACACCTCGCTCGACTGGCGGCACCGGCTCCGCGAGGAACTCGGCGTCTATCTCCGGACCGCCGTGGAAGAGGCCGAGCTGGTTCGCAGCGGCCGCGTGAATCCCTTCGGCAAGGCCAGCGAGCTGCGACCGCTCGCCACGGCGGCGCAGGCCGTCTTCACCATGTCGGAATTCGCGTACGGCATCGAACTGCCGCGCGAGCTGATCCGGCATCCGTTCCTGAGGCGGATCAGCAGGGCGAGCACGATCGCCATCGCCTATGCCAACGACATCATCGGCCTGAAGGCGGACCTCTTGCGCGGCATCCGGGACAACCTCGTCCTGTCGCTGCAAGAGGAGTACGGCGGCGATCTGCAGACGAACGTCGAGCGTGCGGCGAAGGACTTCCAGCGGGTGGCCGGAGAATTCACCGACCTCCAGTCCCAGTTCCGCTCCGGCGACGGCCTGTGCGACCACGAGATCGCCGGAAGGCCGGACGTCGAGGTGTACATCCAGATCCTGGAGGACTGGCTGTACGAGGGCGTCAAATGGCAGCTGCTCGACACCGACCGCTACGAGACGACCGTCCGGCTGACTCAGCAGGAGCACCCGAACCAGCTCCTGAGCCTCGCCGAAGCCCTCCAGCCGGGATAG